The nucleotide sequence AAGAGCCGTTCAATATAATTTTTGGCATATTTTTAATGCAACGATAGGGTAAAGTATGATCGAGCCGTTGATATGGAGGCAAAATATGAAAGATCTTAATGAAATCAGGGAAATCATAAAACAACACCGCAACATTCTAGCGGATAAATATGGCGTCGCTGTTGTAGGCATCTTCGGATCTTATGTAAGGGGTGAACAAGAGCAGAGGAGCGATATTGATCTTTTGGCGGATATTTTGCGGCCCATCAGCTTGCTTGAGATGGTAGGCGCTGAAATTTACCTGAGCGAAGTTCTGGGATTAAAAGTGGATCTGGTTCCGAAGCGCAGTGTGCGGGAAGAATTGCGAGATAACATTCTTGAAGAGGCGGTAAGCATATGACAAGGACTGTAGCTCTATATATTAAAGATATTATTCAAAACATGGCGGATGTAGAAGAGTTCATTCAAGGTTTTTCTTTTGAGACATTTATTTCCGACAAGAAAACCTTCAATGCTGTCGTTCGCTCTATCGAGGTCATTGGTGAGGCTACAAAAAACATTCCTGAAAGCATACGCAGCATATACCCTGACATACCTTGGAAGGAAATGGCAGG is from Candidatus Desulfatibia profunda and encodes:
- a CDS encoding nucleotidyltransferase family protein; the protein is MKDLNEIREIIKQHRNILADKYGVAVVGIFGSYVRGEQEQRSDIDLLADILRPISLLEMVGAEIYLSEVLGLKVDLVPKRSVREELRDNILEEAVSI
- a CDS encoding DUF86 domain-containing protein, whose product is MTRTVALYIKDIIQNMADVEEFIQGFSFETFISDKKTFNAVVRSIEVIGEATKNIPESIRSIYPDIPWKEMAGMRDKLIHFYFGVDREAVWLTVKERIPTIRPIFELILRDMEKNKK